A genomic region of Bacteroidota bacterium contains the following coding sequences:
- a CDS encoding ATP-binding protein: MKKVLEKIFPTLGKKIAASVIIVSLIVGGGFIFSAYLTGRSILEDKAKEEAQHVAYILKGVLEFLMLENRCDKIHEAMQAAVSTHYIPELYILRTDGTIYLKSISNPGVQADSAFLQKLVKENKRKHLVKENDKTFEYIVETISNKPECSRCHGVGKSTLGFFAVKIGLDELGAISKQHRTTNIVMTILTFVGLSGIIFITLSFLVIKPVNRLRNHISRIEQKMESLGTGDKVIFPTMLEPGNNSDEIANLTRSFNHLITLLNDANSKLFELHDTQLEHADRLASTGEIAASIAHEIKNPIAGVLGALQIFEDSIANDDEKKEIYAEMIFQLERVNHAVNDLLSYARPAQPVFEEVQINELLKKTISLMSPQLKDKNIAFKNELADNLFLVAADKKQMQQIFWNVLINALQAIDTNGKISIRTFNHNSSVQIIISDSGKGIDAKQLDMVFKPFYTTKHKGTGLGLTITKRIVDQHQGEIIFESEQGVGTTVTITIPIMKS, encoded by the coding sequence TCTGACTGGACGGAGTATACTTGAAGATAAAGCTAAAGAGGAAGCCCAACATGTGGCTTATATACTTAAAGGTGTACTCGAATTTTTAATGTTAGAAAATAGATGCGACAAGATTCACGAAGCAATGCAAGCCGCTGTTTCGACCCATTATATTCCCGAACTCTATATTCTCAGAACCGACGGTACTATATATTTAAAATCAATATCAAATCCAGGAGTACAAGCCGATTCTGCTTTTCTTCAGAAATTGGTCAAAGAGAATAAAAGAAAACACCTTGTTAAAGAAAACGATAAAACCTTTGAATATATTGTTGAAACTATTAGCAACAAACCTGAATGTTCCAGATGCCACGGAGTTGGAAAATCAACACTCGGTTTTTTTGCAGTCAAGATTGGCTTAGATGAACTAGGTGCAATATCCAAACAGCACCGTACAACGAATATCGTAATGACCATTTTAACATTCGTTGGTTTATCGGGGATAATATTTATTACACTTTCTTTCCTTGTAATAAAACCTGTAAACCGTTTGCGAAACCACATCTCCAGAATAGAACAAAAGATGGAGAGTCTCGGAACAGGCGATAAGGTTATTTTTCCTACGATGCTTGAACCAGGAAACAACAGCGACGAAATTGCGAACCTAACAAGAAGTTTTAATCATCTGATAACTTTGTTAAACGATGCAAATTCAAAATTATTCGAGCTTCACGATACTCAACTTGAGCACGCCGACCGCTTAGCTTCAACAGGCGAAATTGCAGCAAGCATAGCACACGAAATTAAAAACCCGATTGCCGGTGTATTGGGCGCTTTGCAAATATTTGAAGACAGCATAGCCAACGATGATGAGAAGAAAGAAATTTATGCTGAAATGATATTTCAGCTTGAGCGGGTAAACCATGCTGTGAATGATTTACTAAGCTACGCTCGTCCGGCTCAACCGGTATTTGAAGAAGTTCAGATAAACGAATTGTTGAAAAAAACAATTTCGTTAATGAGTCCTCAACTGAAAGATAAAAACATCGCTTTCAAAAACGAACTTGCGGACAATTTGTTTTTAGTGGCGGCAGATAAAAAACAAATGCAACAAATATTTTGGAACGTTTTGATAAATGCCCTCCAGGCAATCGATACAAACGGAAAAATATCGATACGGACTTTCAATCATAATTCTTCCGTTCAAATAATTATTTCCGATAGTGGTAAAGGAATCGATGCAAAACAACTCGATATGGTATTCAAACCTTTTTATACCACGAAGCATAAAGGGACAGGATTGGGATTAACGATTACAAAACGAATCGTTGATCAACATCAAGGAGAAATAATTTTTGAGAGCGAACAAGGCGTAGGAACAACAGTTACTATAACTATTCCAATTATGAAGAGTTGA